In one Nocardia tengchongensis genomic region, the following are encoded:
- a CDS encoding DUF6301 family protein, whose amino-acid sequence MHADIEGAVRIARLAADFEWTWTVENIERFCRIAGWQQPVSDEFGFGAEILTDLRVSRPAAYAAYDSDFYQLTGLPEGEVPYIVVALSDAIPGDSPEIYEPLVDSFSEITDRLVPAFGQPFRLHGDRPRIVWDLPGLVTLVLELAFDRQKIGLKIANTWYHNDALRSEGAKDDYDYDYDDEDDDDEPELFPMADTWPSSMEPSECSAELAFGLARLPRDGVIQLSVDGEFVGLFAMGLFEVWCVISAGGGQRQGAQSPEELRLGLIDRGWSVPNPEAMSLWQRTIRWPAAYAEFRAFAEDFLSELVTLHPTAHPSDVGWYASIDPGTVGSVAWGTLRHSTGI is encoded by the coding sequence ATGCACGCCGACATCGAAGGTGCGGTTCGAATCGCCCGTCTCGCAGCAGACTTCGAGTGGACCTGGACCGTCGAGAATATCGAGCGGTTCTGTCGTATCGCTGGTTGGCAGCAACCTGTCTCGGACGAATTCGGCTTCGGCGCAGAGATTCTGACTGACCTGCGTGTTTCCCGCCCTGCGGCATACGCAGCCTACGACTCTGACTTCTATCAGCTGACGGGGCTGCCTGAAGGGGAAGTCCCGTATATCGTAGTGGCCCTCTCAGATGCGATCCCTGGTGATTCTCCTGAAATCTACGAGCCGTTGGTCGACAGCTTTTCCGAGATTACGGACCGATTGGTCCCAGCGTTCGGTCAGCCCTTCCGCCTACACGGAGATCGGCCAAGGATCGTTTGGGACCTGCCAGGGCTTGTCACACTAGTTCTGGAACTCGCCTTCGACCGCCAGAAAATCGGCCTCAAAATTGCCAATACCTGGTATCACAATGACGCGCTGCGGTCGGAAGGGGCAAAGGACGACTACGACTACGACTACGACGACGAGGATGACGACGACGAGCCCGAGCTTTTTCCGATGGCCGATACGTGGCCGTCGTCCATGGAGCCGAGCGAGTGTTCGGCCGAGCTGGCTTTTGGTTTGGCGCGCCTGCCGCGTGACGGGGTTATCCAACTGTCGGTAGACGGCGAGTTCGTCGGCCTGTTTGCAATGGGCCTGTTCGAGGTGTGGTGTGTGATCTCGGCTGGTGGGGGACAACGCCAGGGGGCGCAATCGCCAGAGGAGTTGCGCCTCGGGCTGATCGATCGTGGCTGGTCGGTTCCCAACCCGGAAGCGATGTCGTTGTGGCAGCGGACAATTCGATGGCCCGCAGCCTATGCGGAATTTCGCGCGTTCGCCGAGGATTTCCTATCCGAGCTCGTCACGCTGCATCCCACGGCGCACCCCTCGGATGTCGGGTGGTACGCATCGATCGATCCAGGCACCGTGGGTTCGGTCGCGTGGGGAACGCTCCGCCACTCAACCGGAATCTGA
- a CDS encoding nuclear transport factor 2 family protein: MSVDVMVTLRGFYAAEAAYLTEGAEFEQMAAYLASDVVMYQASSLPYGGEWRGHEGFRKFITAMGENWDGLWFDEQQFLSDQNRVVVYSRGRLRARRTGRTLKTSLLQWISFRDGLITEFRPYYHDTSAVLATLTE, encoded by the coding sequence ATGTCAGTTGATGTGATGGTCACTCTGCGGGGCTTCTATGCGGCCGAGGCCGCCTACCTCACCGAGGGCGCCGAGTTCGAGCAGATGGCCGCGTATTTGGCCTCGGACGTCGTTATGTACCAGGCATCCAGCCTGCCCTACGGTGGCGAATGGCGTGGGCACGAGGGCTTCCGGAAGTTCATTACCGCCATGGGCGAGAACTGGGACGGTCTGTGGTTCGACGAGCAGCAGTTCCTCAGCGATCAGAATCGGGTCGTGGTCTACAGCCGCGGCCGGCTGCGCGCACGACGCACCGGCCGAACATTGAAAACGTCACTACTGCAATGGATCAGCTTTCGAGACGGCTTGATCACCGAGTTTCGCCCGTACTACCACGACACCTCTGCGGTGCTGGCCACACTGACCGAGTGA
- a CDS encoding hemerythrin domain-containing protein — MSTDPPRARALGRELIGTHHWLRGELRRVTRALDEYPANTPIRPLRDLRAHCLAFCQALTDHHTSEDESAFPALAQRFPDLRQVLTELSADHHLVADILTRMTTALADLSAENLATVRGEVAGLSAILESHFQWEERRIAAALDELPSANYTAAELFGRRR; from the coding sequence ATGTCCACCGATCCCCCTCGTGCCCGGGCACTGGGCCGTGAACTGATCGGCACTCACCACTGGTTGCGTGGCGAACTACGCCGCGTTACCCGCGCCCTGGATGAGTACCCAGCCAACACCCCGATCCGCCCCCTTCGTGACCTGCGTGCGCACTGCCTGGCCTTCTGCCAAGCTCTCACCGACCATCACACGAGCGAGGACGAGTCAGCTTTTCCCGCTCTGGCGCAACGCTTCCCGGATCTGAGACAGGTACTGACCGAGCTCTCCGCCGACCACCATCTGGTCGCGGACATCCTGACCCGAATGACAACCGCGCTTGCCGATCTCAGCGCCGAGAACCTTGCAACGGTGCGCGGCGAGGTTGCGGGGCTATCGGCCATTCTGGAATCCCATTTTCAGTGGGAGGAGCGTCGCATCGCGGCCGCCTTGGACGAGTTACCCAGCGCCAACTACACCGCAGCGGAGCTGTTTGGCCGAAGGCGATGA
- a CDS encoding DUF6301 family protein encodes MQADIAGAFQIARLAARFDWTWSPDDVPRFCDVAEWQFAGPSARAGISTNLEIARPVGFVSIGREVWDDASQIRVLRQISVEATSSDLDLGTGPTHATIDAFALAASLFVSEWGDPARTVPGSSAKLAWDLPCVVIQVEIDKSDLVLSLINPHYEQWIESCSGEAEADWRRYHGDERPSDAVSPSLAGGWTSFADALALTLSRLPEEGQLTLVAGSDHWLRFSFGTNSRYGLLLKCEFPRVRGIDSAEHARTGWAKPDRRNRNWAKRITWPAPFDGYHSLAQDAVAVLRDMFGVDDPTSISVYSRSSSYEEPASLEAFKGN; translated from the coding sequence ATGCAAGCCGACATCGCTGGGGCTTTTCAAATCGCCCGTCTAGCAGCACGTTTTGACTGGACGTGGAGCCCCGATGACGTACCACGGTTCTGCGATGTCGCGGAGTGGCAGTTCGCCGGGCCCTCCGCAAGGGCTGGTATCTCGACGAATCTCGAGATCGCCAGGCCCGTGGGTTTCGTTTCGATCGGGCGAGAGGTCTGGGACGACGCATCGCAGATCCGGGTTCTGCGTCAGATCTCGGTCGAGGCAACGTCATCCGATCTCGACCTCGGAACAGGTCCGACGCATGCAACCATCGATGCTTTTGCCCTCGCTGCCTCGCTCTTCGTGTCTGAGTGGGGGGATCCGGCACGGACGGTACCTGGCAGTTCCGCGAAACTCGCTTGGGATCTGCCGTGTGTCGTCATCCAGGTAGAGATCGACAAGAGCGATCTGGTTCTGAGCTTGATCAATCCTCACTACGAACAGTGGATCGAATCTTGCAGTGGTGAGGCTGAAGCTGACTGGCGTCGCTACCACGGTGACGAGAGGCCAAGTGACGCAGTGTCGCCTAGCCTGGCTGGTGGATGGACATCCTTCGCTGATGCCCTGGCTCTGACCTTGTCTCGTCTGCCCGAAGAGGGGCAGTTGACCCTCGTCGCCGGAAGCGATCACTGGCTACGCTTCAGCTTTGGCACGAACAGCCGCTACGGCCTGCTGTTGAAATGTGAATTCCCGAGAGTGCGCGGGATCGACTCCGCGGAGCATGCTCGAACCGGTTGGGCAAAGCCCGACAGGAGAAATCGGAACTGGGCGAAACGGATCACGTGGCCAGCGCCGTTCGACGGATATCACTCACTGGCGCAAGATGCGGTTGCCGTACTGCGCGACATGTTTGGGGTTGATGACCCTACATCCATTAGTGTGTACAGCCGCAGCTCGTCGTACGAAGAGCCCGCAAGTCTCGAAGCCTTCAAGGGGAATTGA
- a CDS encoding ADP-ribosylglycohydrolase family protein, producing the protein MLPGPWLWTDDTQMACSIFAVLSEHGRIGQDALAQSFAEHYDIYRRYGPGTSRILRLIRQKGYHWRELAQQAREGRGSWGNGAAMRVAPLGAWFADDIDRVVIEATASAEVTHVHPDAVAGAVAVAIAAALSAAKPQLRGAELLDMVAAQMPDGPVRDKLRHAESLDDSGTAAVELGVGHDTSALDTVPFSLWVVAHHGHDFADACWTAVAAGGDIDTTCAIIGGVLGARATSDGIPLDWLERCEPLPEWAITLTR; encoded by the coding sequence GTGCTGCCCGGTCCGTGGTTGTGGACCGACGACACTCAGATGGCGTGTTCGATCTTCGCAGTCCTGAGTGAACACGGCCGAATCGGTCAGGACGCGTTGGCCCAATCGTTCGCCGAGCACTACGACATCTATCGCCGATACGGCCCCGGAACGAGTCGGATCCTGCGGCTGATCCGCCAAAAGGGTTATCACTGGCGCGAACTCGCCCAACAAGCGCGCGAGGGCCGCGGGTCCTGGGGAAATGGTGCCGCGATGCGGGTAGCGCCGCTGGGCGCGTGGTTCGCCGACGACATCGATCGGGTTGTCATTGAGGCCACGGCTTCGGCGGAGGTCACCCATGTCCACCCCGATGCCGTGGCCGGGGCAGTCGCGGTGGCAATTGCTGCCGCCTTATCCGCGGCGAAACCGCAACTACGTGGTGCCGAACTCCTCGATATGGTCGCCGCTCAGATGCCCGACGGGCCGGTGCGAGACAAGCTCAGGCATGCGGAGTCCCTCGACGATTCTGGCACTGCCGCTGTGGAATTGGGCGTCGGCCACGACACCTCTGCGCTCGATACCGTGCCCTTCAGCCTCTGGGTCGTCGCCCACCACGGGCATGATTTCGCCGACGCATGCTGGACGGCCGTTGCGGCCGGCGGTGATATCGATACCACCTGTGCGATTATCGGCGGGGTCCTCGGTGCCCGCGCAACCTCCGATGGCATACCGCTCGACTGGCTCGAACGTTGCGAACCGCTACCTGAATGGGCGATCACGCTCACAAGATGA
- a CDS encoding nitroreductase family deazaflavin-dependent oxidoreductase: MPMPRWWGHVNKRVFNPRAIAGGKWPVLTHIGRNSGATHHTPLDAFPVDGGYLFVPVYGSGSDWVRNILAAGRARLRIDGREFELTAPRIVGEDEAFGALAADANRPPRLLRIKEFLRMDLTA; encoded by the coding sequence ATGCCGATGCCGAGATGGTGGGGGCACGTCAACAAGCGGGTTTTCAATCCGCGTGCGATCGCAGGCGGGAAATGGCCGGTGCTGACGCATATCGGGCGCAACTCCGGCGCAACCCATCACACCCCGCTCGATGCGTTTCCCGTCGACGGCGGGTATCTATTCGTCCCGGTGTACGGATCGGGCTCGGACTGGGTGCGCAATATTCTGGCCGCGGGTCGGGCGCGACTCCGCATCGACGGGCGCGAGTTCGAGCTCACCGCGCCACGGATAGTTGGGGAGGACGAGGCGTTCGGAGCCCTCGCCGCCGACGCGAACCGGCCGCCGCGACTGCTGCGCATCAAAGAGTTCCTGCGAATGGACCTGACGGCCTGA
- a CDS encoding TetR/AcrR family transcriptional regulator, protein MPRPAQPLSRARILDAAIRVADRGGAEAITMRRVAQELGVEAMSLYHHVPNKDAMLDGVVDAVFAAIELPPPVADWRDALRERAGSARAVLSRHTWALGLLDSRRTPGPATLRHHDAVLGVLRTAGFTLPLAAHAVSLLDSYIGGYVLQEANLPITTPADVNEVAADVLDQLPPGEFPYLRELIVDYACQPGYDHTAEFDYGLDLILDALEQRR, encoded by the coding sequence GTGCCACGCCCCGCGCAACCGCTCAGCAGAGCCCGCATCCTCGACGCGGCCATCCGAGTCGCGGATCGTGGTGGCGCGGAAGCGATCACGATGCGACGAGTGGCCCAGGAACTGGGCGTGGAAGCGATGTCGCTCTACCACCACGTGCCGAACAAGGACGCCATGCTCGACGGTGTGGTCGACGCGGTCTTCGCCGCCATCGAGCTGCCCCCGCCCGTCGCCGACTGGCGCGACGCCCTCCGCGAACGCGCCGGCTCCGCACGTGCGGTCCTGTCCCGGCACACCTGGGCCCTGGGCCTGCTGGACTCCCGCCGCACACCGGGCCCGGCCACCCTCCGCCACCACGACGCCGTGCTCGGCGTCCTCCGCACGGCAGGCTTCACGCTTCCCCTTGCCGCACACGCAGTTTCACTGCTCGACAGCTATATCGGCGGATACGTGCTGCAGGAGGCGAATCTTCCGATCACCACCCCCGCCGATGTCAACGAGGTGGCGGCCGACGTCCTCGACCAGTTGCCGCCCGGAGAATTTCCATATCTTCGTGAGCTGATCGTCGACTACGCTTGTCAGCCGGGCTACGACCACACGGCTGAGTTCGACTACGGCCTGGATCTCATCCTGGATGCCCTGGAACAGCGCCGGTGA
- a CDS encoding GNAT family N-acetyltransferase, with translation MALVVGVVLVAGGLWAWRVSGLVDKEIRARYGALPEVESSRLLLRAPVPQDAVAVAATIDAEMLARNGWTKRTARVLVKAVASGHPTPGLLVFESWSDGTLVGCATVHPSNSDASSRTLGWWIGPRHRRAGYASEAVAALVEAIHDAGFTIIEIGTAESNLAVQRICARIGATEVDRRAQPLPNGSVVPGIWYEHRRATADMP, from the coding sequence GTGGCGCTCGTGGTAGGCGTCGTGCTTGTCGCGGGCGGGCTCTGGGCGTGGAGAGTCAGTGGGCTCGTCGATAAGGAAATCAGGGCTCGTTATGGCGCACTGCCAGAGGTCGAGTCCTCACGGCTGCTACTGCGCGCGCCGGTACCGCAGGACGCGGTCGCGGTCGCCGCCACGATCGATGCGGAGATGCTGGCCAGGAATGGGTGGACGAAACGCACTGCTCGGGTATTGGTGAAAGCCGTCGCATCGGGGCACCCGACTCCCGGGCTTCTCGTGTTCGAGTCGTGGTCGGACGGAACCCTGGTGGGGTGCGCGACCGTGCACCCGAGTAACAGTGACGCATCGTCGCGGACTCTCGGCTGGTGGATCGGACCACGGCACCGGCGCGCCGGCTACGCGAGCGAGGCGGTGGCGGCGCTGGTCGAGGCGATCCACGACGCCGGTTTCACTATCATCGAGATCGGTACGGCCGAGTCGAATCTCGCGGTGCAGCGCATCTGCGCCAGGATCGGGGCGACGGAAGTAGATCGGCGAGCGCAGCCGTTGCCGAACGGATCGGTCGTCCCGGGAATCTGGTACGAGCACCGGCGGGCGACTGCGGACATGCCTTGA
- a CDS encoding GNAT family N-acetyltransferase, translated as MAVTVETLTEVDDEIVEAFDRLLPQLSQMAKPLDREALAQLASTESTTVLVARSDGKIVGTLSLVMFPIPSGLRARIEDVVVDDSARGQGVGAALIEEAKTRASAAGARTLDLTSRASRSAANRLYERLGFQLRESRVYRFAPAD; from the coding sequence GTGGCTGTCACTGTGGAAACACTGACCGAGGTCGACGACGAGATCGTGGAAGCTTTCGACCGGCTGCTACCCCAGCTCTCGCAGATGGCGAAGCCATTGGATCGAGAAGCGCTGGCGCAGTTGGCATCTACGGAGTCGACCACCGTCCTGGTCGCACGGAGCGACGGAAAGATCGTCGGGACGCTGAGCTTGGTGATGTTCCCGATACCGTCGGGTCTTCGAGCGCGGATCGAGGATGTGGTGGTCGATGACTCGGCCCGCGGTCAAGGCGTCGGCGCGGCCTTGATCGAGGAGGCCAAGACGCGGGCTAGCGCTGCCGGCGCGCGGACGTTGGATCTGACCTCGCGAGCCTCACGGTCAGCCGCCAACCGACTGTACGAGCGGCTCGGATTTCAACTGCGCGAATCACGGGTCTATCGCTTCGCTCCAGCCGACTGA
- a CDS encoding MFS transporter, whose translation MTTTIAPSGTYERVSLTRWLGVGAVAVGTFSVVTSEQLPVGLLTSVSSALDISEGTAGLMVTVPGLVASATAPILPVAIGRLDRRHVLIGLIALMVGANLLSAFAPNFAVLLISRLLIGIAIGGFWSLAAGIAVRMVPGEYVPKATAIAFGGATAANVLGIPAGTLIGELTDWRIAFGLLGGLGLLVVAALLWLLPALPADTAIHLRTLADQFRNPVVRTGVLITFLLVSGHFAAFTFAAPIVDYHMGIDKSLLGPVLLAFGVAGIIGNFATGAATARNVRATIITISVSLATVLVLIALVGTLPLTGTLLMLLWGLSFGGIPVGVQTWILRAAPNSAEPATALNTAVFNLAIALGALFGGLLTNTFPLTTVLWFAAALSLLATAAVLATRPTAN comes from the coding sequence ATGACCACCACCATTGCCCCCTCGGGCACCTATGAGCGGGTATCGCTCACCCGCTGGCTCGGTGTCGGAGCCGTAGCCGTCGGCACCTTCTCCGTCGTCACCTCCGAACAACTCCCCGTCGGGCTGCTCACCTCGGTCAGCAGCGCCCTCGATATCTCCGAAGGCACTGCGGGCCTGATGGTTACGGTGCCCGGCCTGGTCGCCTCCGCCACCGCACCGATCCTTCCCGTCGCCATCGGCCGTCTCGACCGCCGACACGTCCTGATCGGCCTCATCGCCCTCATGGTCGGCGCGAACCTGCTGTCGGCTTTCGCCCCGAACTTCGCGGTCCTGCTGATCTCCCGCCTGCTGATCGGCATTGCCATCGGCGGATTCTGGTCCCTGGCAGCCGGTATCGCCGTCCGCATGGTCCCCGGCGAATACGTTCCCAAGGCCACCGCGATCGCCTTCGGCGGCGCCACCGCGGCCAATGTCCTGGGTATCCCCGCGGGCACCCTGATCGGCGAACTCACCGACTGGCGCATCGCTTTCGGCCTGCTCGGCGGTCTCGGCCTGCTGGTGGTCGCCGCCCTCCTCTGGCTCTTGCCCGCGCTGCCCGCCGACACCGCCATCCATCTGCGCACCCTCGCCGATCAGTTCCGCAACCCCGTGGTCCGCACCGGCGTCCTCATCACGTTCCTCCTGGTGAGCGGCCACTTCGCCGCCTTCACCTTCGCGGCCCCGATCGTCGATTACCACATGGGAATCGACAAGTCCCTCCTCGGCCCGGTCCTGCTGGCCTTCGGCGTAGCGGGCATCATCGGCAACTTCGCCACCGGCGCGGCCACCGCCCGCAACGTCCGCGCCACCATCATCACCATCAGCGTCTCCCTCGCCACGGTCCTGGTCTTGATCGCTCTCGTGGGTACCCTCCCCCTCACCGGCACTCTCCTGATGCTCCTGTGGGGCTTGTCCTTCGGCGGCATCCCCGTCGGTGTCCAAACCTGGATCCTCCGCGCCGCCCCCAACTCCGCCGAACCCGCCACCGCCCTCAACACAGCCGTCTTCAACCTCGCCATCGCCCTGGGCGCCCTATTCGGCGGCCTCCTCACCAACACCTTCCCCCTCACCACCGTCCTCTGGTTCGCCGCAGCCTTGAGCCTGCTGGCCACCGCCGCAGTCCTGGCCACCCGCCCCACCGCCAACTAA
- a CDS encoding SDR family oxidoreductase: MQASGRTRDIEFGRDGQKRLQLTDIQVDHSSHPIVRSATGFLGGGHRVLLFPLFSRTQQACGNTPTATKGTPVQPITTALMRQQRRTGTKDLLGKVALVVGGSHDQGAACAELLAARGSTTVISYAHGEHAAARTLSTLDGYGVRAEAIRSDAIQSCDVTSLFKGVAARHGRLDIVVHAVGAVVHKPLAEHTDADFDLLIDHNTRSAFNTLRAATRHLADNGRYVVITGALVGTGPHASGMSAAAKSAVEHLVSATARELSGRDITVNAVSPGPVSDSIYSAPDVPFPSSARSRLGQPEDVASVVSWLTSEAAAWISGQVIRVDGGTA, from the coding sequence GTGCAGGCGAGCGGACGCACGCGTGATATTGAGTTCGGCCGCGACGGCCAGAAACGACTGCAACTGACGGATATCCAGGTCGATCACAGCAGCCACCCTATCGTTCGCTCGGCTACCGGCTTCCTCGGTGGCGGGCACCGAGTTCTTCTGTTTCCGCTTTTCTCGCGGACCCAGCAGGCTTGCGGCAACACACCGACTGCTACGAAAGGAACTCCGGTGCAACCCATTACGACCGCCCTGATGCGGCAGCAAAGGCGAACCGGCACAAAGGATCTCCTCGGCAAGGTCGCGCTGGTGGTGGGCGGCAGCCACGATCAGGGGGCCGCCTGCGCTGAGTTGCTCGCCGCTCGCGGCTCGACCACGGTGATCAGCTATGCCCACGGCGAGCACGCCGCCGCACGGACCCTGTCCACGCTGGACGGCTATGGGGTGCGGGCGGAGGCGATCCGGTCCGACGCCATCCAATCCTGTGATGTCACCAGCCTTTTCAAGGGTGTGGCCGCCCGCCACGGCCGTCTCGACATCGTGGTACACGCGGTCGGGGCGGTCGTGCACAAACCGCTGGCCGAGCACACCGACGCGGACTTCGATCTGCTGATCGACCACAACACGCGCAGTGCCTTCAATACCTTGCGGGCCGCGACGCGGCATCTCGCGGACAACGGCCGCTATGTCGTCATCACCGGTGCGCTCGTAGGCACCGGGCCCCACGCGTCGGGAATGTCCGCGGCGGCCAAGTCCGCCGTGGAGCACCTCGTCTCGGCTACCGCGCGAGAACTCTCGGGCCGGGATATCACCGTCAATGCCGTTTCGCCAGGACCTGTTTCGGACTCCATCTATTCCGCGCCGGACGTCCCGTTTCCATCCTCGGCACGCAGTCGTCTCGGCCAACCGGAGGACGTCGCCTCAGTCGTCTCATGGCTGACGAGCGAGGCCGCCGCCTGGATCTCGGGGCAGGTCATCCGCGTCGACGGCGGAACCGCCTGA
- a CDS encoding LysR substrate-binding domain-containing protein, whose protein sequence is MTLLVRTSRGVLLTPAGEELARGGNAVVADLGDLTDRVRAADRGRLGRLRLACCPYATALFATEVADAMEAAVPGLEVELTTVHTPPEERALLLSGEVDAAFIWLPLGDDRFQHAAVRSDPRMVALSPKHPLAQQESVTLAELTDEPVLRPDIYLSEQNLCHWLADPRPDGTPALRGSVVDKVEDALIMVARGKGVWLAPEPLTRWIPGTAVVWRPVVDAPASDLAIVWTDSAPQHLIARLIAEVRAIIGNTEAAPV, encoded by the coding sequence GTGACACTGCTAGTCCGGACCTCGCGGGGAGTCCTGCTCACGCCCGCCGGCGAGGAACTCGCGCGCGGCGGCAATGCCGTGGTGGCCGACCTGGGTGATCTCACCGACCGAGTCCGCGCCGCCGACCGCGGCCGCCTCGGCCGACTGCGCCTGGCCTGCTGCCCCTATGCCACAGCGCTGTTCGCCACCGAGGTCGCCGATGCCATGGAGGCCGCGGTCCCCGGACTCGAGGTCGAATTGACCACTGTGCACACCCCGCCAGAGGAACGTGCGCTCCTGCTGTCCGGCGAGGTCGACGCCGCATTTATCTGGCTCCCACTCGGCGACGACCGATTCCAGCACGCGGCCGTCCGCAGCGACCCGCGCATGGTCGCCCTGTCACCGAAACACCCGCTGGCCCAGCAGGAATCGGTGACACTCGCCGAACTGACCGACGAGCCGGTGCTGCGCCCGGACATCTACCTGTCCGAACAGAACCTCTGCCACTGGCTCGCCGACCCGCGCCCGGACGGCACCCCTGCCCTGCGCGGCTCGGTCGTCGACAAGGTCGAGGACGCCCTGATCATGGTCGCGCGCGGCAAGGGTGTCTGGCTCGCCCCCGAACCGTTGACTCGCTGGATCCCCGGCACTGCCGTGGTGTGGCGCCCGGTAGTCGACGCACCCGCGTCCGACCTCGCCATCGTCTGGACCGACAGCGCCCCACAGCATCTCATCGCCCGTTTGATCGCCGAGGTTCGCGCGATCATCGGAAACACCGAAGCCGCCCCTGTCTGA
- a CDS encoding VOC family protein: MHLELIAIIVEEYDSAIEFFVETLGFDLIEDSPSLTNDGRPKRWVVVRPPRATTGILLAQADGDRQRRAIGEQVAGRVGFFLRVEDFSGEYRRLVDAGVEFVTEPRTEPYGQVAVFLDIAGNRWDLLGPD; encoded by the coding sequence GTGCACTTGGAGCTGATCGCGATCATTGTCGAGGAGTACGACTCGGCTATCGAGTTCTTCGTCGAGACACTGGGTTTCGATCTGATCGAAGACTCGCCATCTCTGACGAACGATGGACGACCCAAAAGGTGGGTCGTTGTCCGTCCACCCCGGGCGACCACCGGCATCCTTCTCGCGCAGGCGGACGGAGACAGGCAACGTCGCGCCATCGGAGAGCAGGTTGCTGGACGGGTGGGGTTCTTTCTCCGAGTTGAAGACTTCTCCGGGGAGTATCGCCGGTTGGTGGATGCAGGCGTGGAGTTCGTCACCGAGCCGCGTACAGAACCGTACGGGCAGGTTGCGGTCTTCCTCGACATCGCGGGAAACCGGTGGGATCTGCTCGGACCGGATTGA